In Caproicibacterium amylolyticum, a genomic segment contains:
- a CDS encoding PD-(D/E)XK nuclease family protein has product MLHLLFGRAGSGKTWTLRERLRQLAADGQENLVLLVPEQASFENERAMLRLLGPKDAQCVQVYSFSRLCDALTRRYGGGAGRRLDDGGRAILMSQALEQIKDTLQFYRRSAQGTELVHMLLDANTEFKSCGIGPEELRTAARAAEMPLLGQKLTELARILDCYEALVAQSWLDPQDDLTRAAACLSVHDFFADSLVYIDGFQSFTKQQYGLLRPMLRQAAEVTVALCADELADPEQGMGVFSIVKQTAAGLMRAAKEEDVRVASPEKLPDGARFDAEDLKTLEENIYRTEIKSTGVKAENIFLYEAADPYEEAAYAAAAIRHLLANGFCRARDIAVMARDIDSYRGILDTALDTYEIPYFMDEARDITHEPLMRFVLSAFAVVRTGFDSETVFTYVKTELTGLSPDMTAALENYCFVWKISGRSWHTPFTANPDGFAGEFSPDAKHRLAQLEEARKTLTAPLEKFAAAAMDADGLTLAKAVYQLLQDAQVPQHLKALAASLEKAGQPALADDTLRLWDLLMQVLDQCALVLGEQPVTRNRFEELLRIVLADSQMAGIPQGVDEVTVGAANRIRMEAPKVVFVLDAAKDDFPKTPGTAGILSFAERLSLIRGGLPLNDTLEGVDVQERFLAYAAVSAPSQRLYLSWPAAGTDGTAKLPSSMITQVQEVLSNVRVETAATLPQGWFACSRKAAFAQLARSWKHATPEEAALRRLFSGEADVPRLSALERAADRSPQHFADADCAKELFHKDMHISASQAEVYALCPFQYFCKYGLQAKERRAAELDPMEYGSLMHYLLEHLFRETGAEKLNAMQPEELHDLILKLLNTYVEENLGVAEKKEPRFQFLLGRVASAAAVVTAHIAAELCQSSFQPVDFELPIGPDGVPGLHLPLADGGSVELVGKVDRVDIWQADGHTWLRVVDYKTGKKKFKVSDILYGMNMQMLLYLAALYENGGERYGIPAPAGVLYMPAAVPAAPVERGTPQEKQMQKQAAELCMSGLLRDDPAIVEAMEKNAAGQYLPVKLKNGMPEGKGCAVSGSELESILAYVQEKVQEMAEQLHSGQVQAKPLVGKGYDACAWCPYAPVCGREQDDPVREMNPPKPEEALQIISKEGKAE; this is encoded by the coding sequence ATGCTTCATCTTTTGTTTGGCAGAGCCGGAAGCGGAAAAACCTGGACCCTGCGGGAGCGTCTGCGGCAGCTTGCGGCGGACGGACAGGAAAATTTAGTGCTGTTGGTACCGGAGCAGGCTTCTTTTGAAAACGAACGCGCCATGTTGCGTCTGCTGGGGCCAAAGGACGCACAGTGTGTGCAGGTGTACAGCTTTTCCCGTTTGTGTGATGCGCTGACCCGGCGCTATGGCGGCGGCGCAGGACGCCGGTTGGATGACGGTGGTCGGGCAATCCTGATGAGTCAGGCGTTGGAGCAAATCAAGGATACCCTGCAGTTTTACCGCCGCAGTGCACAGGGTACAGAACTGGTACATATGCTGCTGGATGCGAACACGGAGTTTAAATCCTGTGGTATCGGGCCGGAAGAACTGCGAACAGCTGCTCGTGCAGCAGAGATGCCACTGCTGGGACAAAAATTGACGGAACTTGCACGCATTTTGGACTGCTACGAAGCACTGGTAGCGCAAAGTTGGCTTGACCCGCAGGATGACCTGACCCGCGCTGCCGCCTGTCTTTCCGTGCACGATTTCTTTGCGGATTCCTTGGTGTACATAGATGGGTTTCAAAGCTTTACCAAGCAGCAGTATGGCCTTCTGCGTCCCATGCTGCGGCAGGCTGCCGAAGTGACAGTGGCTCTGTGTGCGGATGAACTTGCCGACCCGGAGCAGGGCATGGGTGTCTTTTCAATCGTGAAGCAGACCGCTGCCGGATTAATGCGTGCAGCAAAAGAAGAAGATGTGCGGGTAGCATCGCCGGAAAAACTGCCGGACGGTGCGCGCTTTGACGCGGAAGACTTAAAAACACTGGAAGAAAATATTTACCGTACAGAAATAAAATCCACTGGTGTGAAAGCAGAGAATATTTTTCTCTATGAAGCCGCTGACCCTTATGAGGAAGCGGCTTACGCGGCTGCGGCCATTCGGCATCTGCTGGCGAATGGCTTCTGCCGTGCGCGTGACATTGCGGTAATGGCGCGCGACATTGACAGCTACCGTGGAATTTTGGATACCGCTCTGGATACTTACGAAATTCCGTACTTTATGGATGAAGCACGGGATATTACGCATGAACCGCTGATGCGTTTTGTGCTTTCTGCTTTTGCGGTGGTGCGTACCGGATTTGACAGTGAAACGGTTTTTACTTATGTGAAAACGGAGCTGACCGGGCTTTCACCGGATATGACTGCCGCACTGGAAAACTACTGTTTTGTGTGGAAAATCAGCGGAAGAAGCTGGCACACTCCATTTACCGCCAATCCGGACGGTTTTGCAGGCGAGTTTTCACCGGACGCCAAGCACCGGCTTGCACAGCTGGAGGAAGCACGCAAAACGCTGACCGCACCGCTTGAAAAATTTGCAGCCGCGGCGATGGATGCGGATGGATTAACCCTTGCCAAGGCAGTTTACCAGCTGCTGCAGGATGCACAAGTGCCGCAGCACTTAAAAGCCCTGGCGGCTTCACTGGAAAAGGCGGGTCAGCCTGCGCTGGCGGATGATACCCTGCGACTATGGGACTTGCTGATGCAGGTGCTGGACCAGTGCGCGCTGGTTTTGGGCGAACAGCCGGTTACGCGGAACCGCTTTGAAGAACTGCTTCGGATTGTGCTTGCGGACAGCCAGATGGCAGGCATTCCGCAGGGAGTGGACGAAGTGACTGTCGGTGCGGCGAACCGCATCCGCATGGAAGCACCCAAGGTCGTTTTTGTGTTGGATGCCGCAAAGGATGATTTCCCAAAAACGCCGGGTACCGCCGGCATACTCAGCTTCGCGGAGCGCCTTTCGCTGATTCGCGGCGGCCTGCCACTTAACGACACACTGGAGGGCGTAGACGTACAGGAACGTTTTCTGGCATATGCGGCGGTCAGTGCACCGTCACAACGTTTGTATCTTTCATGGCCTGCAGCGGGGACGGACGGCACTGCAAAGCTGCCCTCCTCCATGATTACGCAGGTGCAGGAGGTTTTAAGCAATGTGCGGGTAGAAACCGCCGCAACACTTCCGCAAGGTTGGTTTGCCTGCAGCCGGAAAGCAGCGTTTGCACAGCTGGCCCGTTCCTGGAAACACGCAACACCAGAGGAAGCTGCCTTGCGGAGGCTATTTTCCGGAGAAGCTGATGTACCGCGCCTTTCCGCACTGGAACGCGCGGCAGACCGTTCACCGCAGCACTTTGCGGATGCGGACTGTGCAAAGGAACTGTTCCATAAGGATATGCACATTTCTGCTTCGCAGGCAGAAGTCTATGCATTGTGTCCGTTCCAGTATTTTTGTAAATATGGTTTGCAGGCAAAGGAGCGCCGTGCAGCAGAACTGGACCCTATGGAGTATGGCAGCCTGATGCATTATTTGCTGGAGCATCTGTTTCGGGAAACTGGGGCAGAAAAGCTGAACGCGATGCAGCCGGAAGAACTGCATGATTTAATTTTAAAACTGTTAAACACTTATGTAGAAGAAAATCTGGGCGTTGCCGAAAAAAAAGAGCCGCGCTTTCAATTTCTGCTGGGGCGGGTAGCATCTGCTGCCGCGGTGGTAACGGCGCACATTGCTGCGGAACTGTGCCAGAGCAGTTTTCAGCCGGTTGACTTTGAACTGCCAATTGGGCCTGACGGTGTACCGGGGCTGCATCTGCCGCTTGCAGACGGTGGCAGTGTAGAATTGGTCGGCAAGGTGGACCGCGTGGACATTTGGCAGGCGGATGGCCACACTTGGCTGCGCGTGGTGGACTACAAAACCGGCAAGAAGAAATTTAAAGTATCCGATATTTTGTACGGCATGAATATGCAGATGCTGCTGTATCTTGCGGCACTGTACGAAAACGGCGGGGAGCGGTACGGAATTCCCGCACCAGCGGGGGTGCTGTATATGCCGGCGGCAGTTCCGGCGGCACCGGTGGAGCGTGGCACGCCGCAGGAAAAGCAAATGCAGAAGCAGGCCGCGGAGCTGTGCATGAGCGGACTGCTGCGGGACGACCCTGCCATCGTTGAGGCAATGGAAAAAAACGCGGCGGGGCAGTATCTGCCGGTCAAGCTGAAAAACGGTATGCCGGAGGGCAAAGGCTGTGCTGTTTCCGGGTCGGAACTGGAGTCAATTCTCGCATATGTGCAGGAAAAAGTACAGGAAATGGCAGAACAGCTGCATAGCGGTCAGGTACAGGCGAAACCGCTGGTCGGCAAAGGCTATGATGCCTGTGCGTGGTGCCCCTACGCGCCCGTATGCGGCCGGGAACAGGATGACCCGGTGCGGGAAATGAACCCGCCGAAGCCGGAGGAAGCGCTGCAGATCATCAGTAAGGAGGGAAAAGCGGAATGA
- a CDS encoding ClpP family protease: MLAQDEDAEEEEETRDNYADAGAIVTGSGHHTIHCLTIIGQIEGHTILPSSSKTTKYEHVIPQLVDIEEDSKTEGLLILLNTVGGDVEAGLALAELVASMTKPTVSLVLGGGHSIGVPLAVAAKHSFIVPSATMTVHPVRMNGLMLGVPQTMDYFQRMQERITQFVTSNSRISPERFMQLAMNTKELVMDVGTVLDGEDAVREGLIDSLGGLSDAVNCLYDMIDSRKKKDTKAGKSAKTAKKAHK, encoded by the coding sequence ATGCTGGCACAGGATGAAGATGCTGAAGAAGAGGAAGAAACGCGGGACAATTATGCTGATGCGGGCGCAATCGTAACCGGCAGCGGGCACCATACCATCCACTGCCTGACGATTATTGGTCAGATAGAAGGACACACTATTTTGCCAAGTTCCAGTAAAACCACCAAGTATGAACATGTAATTCCGCAGTTGGTCGATATCGAAGAGGACAGCAAAACCGAAGGACTTTTGATTTTGCTCAACACTGTCGGCGGGGATGTGGAAGCGGGACTTGCACTGGCAGAGCTGGTGGCAAGCATGACAAAGCCGACGGTCAGCCTTGTGCTGGGCGGGGGGCACAGCATAGGAGTTCCGCTTGCTGTGGCGGCAAAGCACAGCTTTATTGTACCCAGTGCAACCATGACCGTTCACCCAGTACGTATGAACGGCCTGATGCTTGGGGTGCCGCAGACAATGGATTATTTTCAGCGCATGCAGGAACGCATTACGCAGTTCGTGACATCAAACAGCCGGATTTCACCGGAACGTTTTATGCAGCTTGCCATGAATACAAAGGAACTGGTGATGGATGTGGGTACCGTGCTGGACGGTGAAGACGCCGTGCGTGAAGGGCTAATTGATTCACTGGGCGGCCTTTCGGATGCGGTGAACTGCTTATATGACATGATCGACAGCCGAAAGAAAAAGGATACAAAAGCAGGGAAGTCTGCAAAGACAGCAAAAAAGGCGCACAAGTAA
- a CDS encoding DNA translocase FtsK produces the protein MAQKKTARSQPAKRQAAKKPPQRQKQTGGRRTAERSTRAQRPTRAEPHPVNRRTPEAERQQRQTAAILLFALAIFLFFVAVIPGVHVWLMLHHLVRGLFGVCALLWPLLLLYVAFSTAFERQGDTMGTKVALSAASIVLLCGAVTAFGVSNGGANGTFGEQLLALFNACKDSGGAGLVGGLLGLPLTAGLGKPGACIVLLLMLFVSLMLLTGTTLVRLWRGIQKPAQAVGQVVGTVRESRMEAAQQKQRSRSREIDIPLDDEGMPMHPVQTPVQVPEEQPKEKGAEKRSRLKEMFGGGKNEASHSTAVPPSAIVEKKSVRREAPYAEESAPIPASVQEDGSSAQAAAKYMERVQKEEKAQGKATVAVQDKELSTGLQQAQDGYHTPPVSMLEAAAMPDSAAVQQELQVNGQQLVQVLHSFGVSTKIVDISRGPSVTRYELQPAAGVKISKITNLADDIAMNLAASGVRIEAPIPGKAAVGIEVPNKQKSIVRMRDLVESNAFITAKSRLTVCLGRDIAGAPKVADLGKMPHLLIAGTTGSGKSVCLNSFIVSLLYKSTPEDVRFLMIDPKVVELSVYNGIPQLLVPVVTDPRKAAGALGWAVTEMLKRYKIFAEFNVRDIKSYNAMASQHGFVTEDGLPMDRMPQIVIFIEELADLMMAAPNEVEDSICRLAQMARAAGMHLVIATQRPSVDVVTGLIKANIPSRIALSVSSQVDSRTIIDTGGAEKLLGNGDMLFSPVGAQKPVRVQGAFVSDGEIESIVEFIKKSQEPGYDPAIAEEIEKNAVADKKDSAPAAEADTDPMLEEAVKCVVEAGQASTSLLQRRLRLGYARAGRIVDQMEQLGIVGPHEGSKPRQVLITYQQWLERSMNAKAPAEQAETGKAAGDE, from the coding sequence TTGGCACAGAAGAAGACAGCACGTTCACAGCCTGCAAAACGGCAGGCTGCCAAAAAACCGCCGCAGCGGCAAAAACAGACGGGAGGTCGCCGCACGGCGGAACGCTCGACACGGGCACAGCGCCCAACCAGAGCTGAGCCGCACCCGGTAAACCGCAGGACACCGGAAGCGGAACGGCAGCAGCGCCAGACTGCCGCAATTCTGCTCTTTGCGCTGGCAATCTTTTTGTTTTTTGTTGCTGTTATTCCGGGGGTACATGTTTGGTTAATGCTGCATCATCTGGTGCGTGGACTGTTTGGTGTATGTGCACTGCTGTGGCCGTTGCTGCTGCTGTATGTTGCCTTTTCCACTGCTTTTGAGCGGCAGGGTGACACCATGGGAACCAAAGTAGCGCTTTCGGCTGCGTCCATCGTTTTACTGTGCGGTGCGGTAACAGCATTTGGTGTTTCCAACGGCGGAGCAAACGGAACCTTTGGGGAACAGTTGCTGGCACTGTTTAATGCCTGCAAGGACAGCGGCGGAGCTGGGCTGGTCGGTGGCCTGCTGGGGCTTCCGCTCACGGCAGGATTGGGCAAACCGGGCGCCTGCATTGTCCTGCTGCTAATGCTGTTCGTTTCCCTGATGCTGCTGACTGGTACTACGCTGGTGCGCCTGTGGCGAGGAATTCAAAAACCTGCACAGGCAGTTGGACAGGTAGTCGGCACCGTACGGGAAAGCCGAATGGAGGCGGCGCAGCAGAAACAGCGCAGCCGCAGCCGAGAAATTGACATTCCGCTGGATGATGAAGGCATGCCGATGCACCCGGTACAGACTCCTGTACAGGTTCCGGAAGAACAGCCGAAAGAAAAAGGGGCAGAGAAGCGTTCCCGCTTGAAAGAAATGTTTGGCGGCGGAAAAAACGAGGCTTCCCACAGTACAGCGGTGCCGCCATCCGCTATTGTTGAAAAGAAATCGGTGCGGCGTGAAGCACCTTATGCAGAAGAATCCGCACCAATACCTGCTTCGGTGCAGGAAGACGGCAGTTCCGCACAGGCAGCTGCAAAATACATGGAGCGCGTGCAGAAAGAAGAAAAGGCACAGGGAAAAGCAACCGTTGCTGTGCAGGACAAGGAACTTTCTACAGGTCTGCAGCAGGCACAGGACGGCTATCACACACCGCCGGTTTCCATGCTGGAGGCGGCGGCCATGCCGGATTCTGCGGCGGTGCAGCAAGAGCTGCAGGTTAACGGTCAGCAACTGGTGCAGGTGCTGCACAGCTTCGGCGTTTCCACTAAAATTGTGGATATCAGCCGCGGCCCGTCTGTTACCCGCTATGAGCTGCAGCCGGCGGCCGGCGTAAAAATCAGCAAAATTACCAATTTGGCGGATGACATCGCGATGAATCTGGCGGCTTCCGGTGTTCGTATCGAAGCGCCGATTCCCGGCAAAGCGGCAGTTGGCATTGAGGTGCCGAACAAGCAGAAAAGCATTGTCCGCATGCGCGACCTTGTGGAATCCAACGCTTTTATTACAGCAAAGAGCAGGCTTACTGTCTGTCTTGGGCGTGATATTGCCGGTGCACCGAAAGTGGCTGACCTTGGGAAAATGCCCCATTTGCTGATTGCGGGTACTACCGGTTCCGGCAAATCCGTATGTTTGAATTCCTTTATTGTCAGCCTGCTGTACAAGTCTACGCCGGAGGACGTCCGTTTCCTGATGATTGACCCGAAGGTGGTTGAACTTTCCGTTTACAACGGCATTCCACAGCTTTTGGTTCCGGTTGTGACCGACCCGCGCAAGGCCGCCGGCGCATTAGGTTGGGCGGTTACTGAAATGCTCAAACGCTATAAAATTTTTGCGGAATTTAATGTGCGTGATATTAAATCCTATAACGCGATGGCATCGCAGCACGGCTTTGTAACGGAAGACGGCCTGCCAATGGACCGCATGCCGCAGATTGTAATATTTATTGAAGAACTGGCGGATTTGATGATGGCCGCACCGAATGAAGTAGAGGACAGCATCTGCCGTTTGGCACAGATGGCGCGTGCCGCCGGTATGCATCTGGTGATTGCCACCCAGCGTCCAAGCGTTGATGTTGTTACCGGCCTGATTAAAGCAAATATTCCAAGCCGAATTGCGCTGTCTGTTTCTTCGCAGGTGGACAGCCGCACAATCATCGACACCGGCGGCGCGGAAAAGCTTTTGGGCAACGGCGATATGCTGTTTTCGCCGGTCGGTGCACAAAAGCCGGTGCGTGTGCAGGGTGCGTTTGTCAGTGACGGCGAAATTGAAAGCATTGTTGAGTTTATCAAAAAGTCGCAGGAGCCCGGCTACGACCCGGCTATTGCGGAGGAAATTGAAAAGAACGCCGTCGCCGACAAAAAGGACAGTGCTCCTGCCGCGGAGGCGGATACCGACCCCATGCTGGAGGAAGCAGTCAAATGTGTTGTGGAGGCTGGTCAGGCTTCTACTTCACTGCTGCAGCGCCGCCTGCGTTTGGGCTATGCGCGTGCCGGCCGTATTGTGGACCAGATGGAGCAGTTGGGCATTGTCGGCCCGCATGAAGGCAGCAAGCCGCGGCAGGTATTGATTACTTATCAGCAGTGGCTGGAGCGCAGTATGAACGCGAAAGCACCTGCTGAGCAGGCAGAAACCGGTAAAGCAGCCGGTGATGAATAA
- a CDS encoding stage II sporulation protein R, with amino-acid sequence MKWKIWERAVAIGLILSLAFSCTGVIAASEDIPSRVLRLHVLANSDSTADQALKLKVRDRILKDSSVWFTGAATRDEAEAQAAKHLKDLQQQAVDELRRNACQDSVCVSLENTWFPTRQYSNVTLPAGTYRALRVVIGKGQGHNWWCVLFPALCLPSAEPEKKLDDVLTKPEEQLTGCQYQIKFKTVELYEMLENWLKNAA; translated from the coding sequence ATGAAATGGAAAATATGGGAACGTGCGGTGGCAATCGGATTGATTTTGTCGCTGGCGTTTAGCTGCACCGGCGTGATTGCCGCAAGTGAAGATATCCCCAGCCGGGTACTGAGGCTGCATGTGCTGGCAAACAGCGATTCCACCGCAGATCAGGCTTTAAAGCTGAAAGTTCGTGACCGTATTCTAAAGGACAGCAGCGTGTGGTTTACCGGTGCGGCCACGCGGGATGAAGCGGAAGCACAGGCGGCAAAGCACCTAAAGGATTTGCAGCAGCAGGCAGTGGACGAGCTTCGCCGAAATGCCTGTCAGGACAGCGTGTGCGTTTCCCTTGAAAATACATGGTTCCCAACGCGGCAGTACAGCAATGTGACACTTCCTGCCGGTACTTATCGTGCTCTGCGAGTAGTGATCGGCAAAGGGCAGGGGCACAACTGGTGGTGTGTGTTGTTTCCGGCGCTGTGCCTGCCTTCGGCAGAACCGGAAAAAAAGCTGGATGATGTGCTGACAAAGCCGGAGGAGCAGCTGACCGGCTGCCAATATCAAATTAAATTTAAAACAGTAGAGCTTTATGAAATGCTGGAAAATTGGCTAAAAAATGCAGCGTAG
- a CDS encoding TraX family protein, with translation MNTADCRITSSHRNYGLSASTIKWFAIACMFADHVAWAFLPTFSALGFTLHAFGRITAPCMCYFIVEGYSHTHSVRKYLLRLGVFALISWPCFSFYETGTLTFRMGMIWSLFFALLAVCAFDKISNPVLKLLGVLICAVATQIGDWPIFCVVFTLIFWIFRGSFRAQALVFAGAAVIMAVGFSYRSLHAVPFTLMQLCVLLALIPLVLYNGRRGGESCPQLNKWAFYVFYPAHLLLLGLIKYIVL, from the coding sequence ATGAATACAGCCGACTGCAGAATAACATCGTCACACCGCAATTACGGTCTGTCTGCAAGCACCATCAAATGGTTTGCCATTGCCTGTATGTTTGCCGATCATGTGGCATGGGCTTTTTTGCCTACTTTTTCCGCGCTGGGATTTACGCTCCACGCATTCGGCAGAATAACCGCACCCTGTATGTGCTATTTCATTGTAGAAGGTTACAGCCACACACACAGCGTTCGAAAATATTTGCTGCGGCTCGGCGTTTTTGCTCTGATTTCCTGGCCTTGCTTTTCGTTTTACGAAACGGGTACGCTGACCTTTAGAATGGGAATGATTTGGTCACTGTTCTTTGCATTGCTGGCTGTCTGTGCCTTTGACAAAATTTCCAATCCGGTTTTGAAATTGCTTGGGGTGTTGATCTGTGCAGTTGCGACGCAAATCGGTGACTGGCCAATTTTCTGTGTGGTATTTACACTGATTTTTTGGATTTTCCGCGGTAGCTTCCGTGCACAGGCACTCGTTTTTGCGGGTGCAGCAGTTATTATGGCAGTTGGTTTCTCTTACCGCAGTTTACACGCCGTTCCGTTTACTCTGATGCAGCTGTGTGTCCTGCTGGCTCTGATTCCCTTAGTACTTTATAATGGCAGACGCGGCGGCGAAAGCTGCCCTCAGCTAAATAAATGGGCATTCTATGTGTTTTACCCCGCCCATCTGCTTTTACTTGGACTGATTAAATATATTGTCCTTTAA
- a CDS encoding aconitate hydratase has protein sequence MGLTIAQKIIQEHLVSGKMTVGSDIGLKIDQTLTQDATGTMAYLEFEAMGVKRVKTEKSVAYIDHNTLQTGFENADDHRFIQTVAKKHGIWFSRPGNGICHQVHLERFGIPGKTLIGSDSHTPTGGGIGMLAMGAGGLDVAVAMGGGAYHINMPKMLRVNLTGKLPAWVSAKDVILKVLQVLTVKGGVSKIVEYAGEGVASLTVPERATITNMGAELGATTSIFPSDEVTRQFLAAQGREEVWKPLVSDPDAVYDEEITVDLSALEPMAACPHSPDNVKTIRELAGMKIDQVCIGSCTNSSYLDMMRVASILKGKTVSDTVSLAIAPGSKQVYNMLAKNGALGDIISAGARVLECACGPCIGMGQSPNSAGISLRTFNRNFEGRSGTADGQIYLVSPETAAASALAGVLTDPRTLGEENAIAMPNSFLINDNMVIAPASPEEAENVEILRGPNIKPFPVTTALADSVAAKALLKVGDNITTDHIMPAGAKILPYRSNIPYLSNFCFTVCDKEFPARAKEYGKGIIVGGQNYGQGSSREHAALVPLYLGIKAVLVKSFARIHCANLVNAGIVPLVFENEADYDRIDQMDDLSMPNIRAELEAGQPITVKDETKGFTIHTNAQLTDRQRDMILAGGLLNYTKQQNG, from the coding sequence ATGGGACTGACCATTGCACAGAAAATCATTCAGGAGCATCTGGTTTCCGGCAAAATGACCGTTGGCAGCGACATCGGCCTGAAAATTGACCAAACACTAACACAGGACGCCACCGGCACAATGGCTTATCTGGAATTTGAAGCCATGGGTGTTAAACGTGTAAAAACCGAAAAAAGTGTTGCCTATATTGACCACAACACGCTGCAGACCGGTTTTGAAAATGCGGATGACCACCGGTTTATCCAGACTGTTGCCAAAAAGCACGGCATCTGGTTCTCCCGCCCCGGCAACGGTATCTGCCATCAGGTTCATCTCGAGCGCTTCGGCATTCCTGGCAAAACACTGATTGGCTCCGACAGCCACACCCCCACCGGCGGCGGCATCGGTATGCTGGCAATGGGTGCAGGCGGTTTGGACGTTGCTGTTGCCATGGGTGGCGGTGCTTACCATATTAATATGCCGAAAATGCTGCGTGTTAATCTGACTGGAAAGCTCCCTGCATGGGTCAGTGCAAAAGACGTGATTCTGAAAGTCCTGCAGGTGCTGACTGTTAAGGGCGGCGTTAGCAAAATTGTAGAGTACGCAGGCGAAGGTGTTGCTTCCCTGACTGTGCCGGAACGTGCCACCATTACCAATATGGGCGCAGAACTTGGTGCCACCACCAGCATCTTCCCCAGTGACGAAGTAACCCGCCAGTTCCTTGCCGCACAGGGCCGTGAAGAAGTCTGGAAGCCCCTTGTCTCTGACCCGGACGCGGTTTATGACGAAGAAATTACCGTTGACCTTTCCGCACTGGAACCAATGGCAGCCTGCCCGCACAGCCCGGACAATGTGAAAACCATCCGCGAACTGGCTGGTATGAAAATCGATCAGGTCTGCATTGGTTCCTGCACAAACTCCTCCTATCTCGACATGATGCGTGTTGCTTCTATCCTGAAAGGCAAAACGGTTTCTGACACCGTCAGCCTTGCCATTGCCCCTGGCAGTAAGCAGGTTTATAACATGCTCGCCAAAAACGGCGCGCTGGGCGATATTATCAGCGCCGGTGCGCGTGTGCTGGAGTGTGCCTGCGGCCCCTGCATCGGCATGGGACAGTCCCCGAACAGCGCCGGTATCTCTCTGCGTACCTTTAACCGCAACTTTGAGGGACGCTCCGGCACTGCTGACGGCCAGATTTATCTGGTCAGCCCGGAAACCGCTGCTGCCAGTGCACTTGCAGGTGTGCTGACTGACCCCCGCACCCTTGGCGAGGAAAACGCAATCGCCATGCCAAATTCATTCCTGATCAATGACAACATGGTCATTGCACCAGCTTCTCCGGAAGAAGCAGAAAACGTGGAAATCCTGCGCGGTCCAAACATCAAGCCGTTCCCTGTTACCACTGCGCTGGCAGATTCCGTTGCCGCAAAAGCACTGCTGAAAGTCGGCGACAACATCACAACCGACCACATCATGCCTGCAGGCGCGAAGATTCTGCCTTATCGCAGCAACATCCCTTACCTCTCCAATTTTTGTTTTACGGTGTGTGACAAGGAATTCCCCGCCCGCGCAAAAGAATACGGCAAGGGCATTATTGTCGGTGGCCAGAACTACGGACAAGGTTCCTCCCGTGAGCACGCTGCACTGGTTCCGCTTTACCTCGGCATCAAAGCGGTTTTGGTGAAAAGTTTTGCGCGTATCCACTGTGCGAATCTGGTAAATGCCGGTATTGTGCCGCTGGTTTTTGAAAATGAGGCGGATTATGACCGTATTGACCAGATGGACGACCTTTCCATGCCAAACATCCGTGCAGAACTGGAAGCCGGTCAGCCGATTACCGTTAAAGACGAAACAAAAGGCTTTACCATTCACACAAACGCACAGCTTACCGACCGTCAGCGTGACATGATTCTGGCAGGCGGTCTCTTGAACTACACCAAACAGCAGAACGGATGA
- a CDS encoding DUF3006 domain-containing protein, with translation MKTVSIDRFEGTLAICEDKDGRFFGIETSELPQGAKEGTILKIDDAEGTLSIDEEETTRRRKKNAQLQKDVFGG, from the coding sequence ATGAAAACAGTGAGTATCGACCGCTTTGAGGGCACTCTTGCAATTTGTGAGGATAAGGACGGCAGATTCTTCGGTATTGAAACTTCTGAACTGCCGCAGGGGGCAAAAGAAGGCACCATTTTAAAAATTGATGATGCAGAGGGCACACTGTCTATTGATGAGGAAGAAACAACCCGTCGCCGTAAAAAAAATGCGCAGCTGCAAAAAGATGTTTTTGGCGGCTGA